A genomic segment from Saprospiraceae bacterium encodes:
- a CDS encoding rhodanese-like domain-containing protein, with protein sequence MEAKTTTQDYLFLPNRQEKDTKFIILDVRTCQEFVGGHVKGAIHIPYDEIHLNIQKIKSWGKPIITYSKDGKRSQAASSQLSLFGVKAIDGGNMQKVKALFGQMD encoded by the coding sequence ATGGAAGCAAAAACCACAACACAGGATTATCTTTTTCTTCCCAATCGCCAAGAAAAAGACACTAAGTTTATTATTCTAGACGTAAGAACCTGCCAGGAATTCGTTGGCGGCCATGTTAAAGGGGCTATTCATATCCCTTATGACGAGATTCACCTCAACATCCAGAAAATCAAGTCGTGGGGCAAGCCCATTATCACTTATAGCAAGGATGGCAAACGGAGCCAGGCTGCAAGTTCACAATTATCCTTGTTTGGCGTAAAAGCCATCGATGGGGGTAATATGCAAAAAGTAAAAGCACTATTTGGGCAAATGGACTAA